Proteins encoded together in one Mus caroli chromosome 4, CAROLI_EIJ_v1.1, whole genome shotgun sequence window:
- the LOC110292888 gene encoding PRAME family member 8-like codes for MSVQDPPTLLQLSVQRLLRDEALAISSLQYLPRALFPLLFKEAFNHRQTNVLRAMVAVWPFPFLPLGTLMKTPHLEILQAVLDGVDMLWTQKVLPRRRKLQVLDLRNVYHDFWDVWVGPENGDHSAETVCEKQIGKRLHQYALRRRLKVVTDLCLRFHLNEHQAYLLQWAQQRRSSIRLCCVKMQIWALPVYTVRKVLMVFQPDSIQELELNTGWSLSTLVHFASYLDQMRNLQKLLLTRIHKNTFKVLNTSSDIQKCITKFVSQFSKLNSLQHLSMNGIYFSSEHMKQLFRYLKTPLETLSITMCKLSHLDLNSLSQSQSLHQLKHLNLRLVKLIDLRPVPFHDLLRSVAGTLQTLELEGCWMVDSQLIALLPALSQCSQLTRVNFYDNDISMAVLKDLLYHTANLSQLTQELYPVPLECYDALGIVSRERFVQLCPELMETLITVRQPKNVSFATYICHECCQRCIYGLETKLCRCRQ; via the exons ATGAGTGTCCAGGACCCACCCACACTACTTCAGCTGTCAGTACAGAGACTACTGAGGGATGAGGCCCTGGCCATCTCTTCTCTGCAGTACCTTCCGAGGGCGCTTTTCCCACTGCTGTTCAAGGAAGCCTTCAATCACAGACAAACTAATGTCTTGAGGGCCATGGTGGCAGTATggccctttcccttcctccctctggggACCCTGATGAAGACTCCCCACCTGGAGATCTTGCAGGCTGTGCTGGATGGAGTAGACATGCTTTGGACACAGAAGGTTCTTCCCAG AAGGAGGAAGCTCCAAGTGCTGGACCTGAGGAATGTGTACCATGACTTCTGGGATGTTTGGGTTGGACCAGAGAATGGAGACCACTCAGCAGAGACTGTGTGTGAAAAGCAGATAGGAAAGCGCCTTCATCAATATGCACTGAGGCGACGTTTGAAGGTGGTCACTGACCTGTGCCTCAGGTTCCATTTGAATGAACACCAAGCATACTTGTTACAGTGGGCCCAGCAGAGAAGAAGTTCCATACGGCTATGCTGTGTGAAGATGCAGATTTGGGCTTTGCCTGTGTACACTGTCAGGAAGGTCTTGATGGTGTTCCAGCCAGACAGCATCCAAGAATTGGAACTAAATACAGGTTGGAGTCTGTCCACTCTGGTGCATTTTGCATCTTACCTGGACCAGATGAGAAACCTTCAAAAACTCCTTTTAACACGGATTCACAAGAACACCTTCAAGGTTCTAAATACCTCCTCGGACATCCAGAAGTGTATCACCAAGTTTGTTTCTCAGTTCTCCAAACTCAACTCTCTCCAGCATCTCTCCATGAATGGCATCTACTTTTCCAGTGAGCACATGAAACAGTTGTTCAG GTACCTGAAGACCCCGTTGGAGACTCTGTCCATCACCATGTGCAAGCTTTCACATTTAGACTTGAATTCCTTGTCCCAGAGTCAGAGCCTCCATCAGCTCAAACACCTGAACCTGAGACTTGTGAAATTGATTGACTTACGTCCTGTGCCTTTCCACGATCTCCTCAGGAGTGTTGCAGGCACCCTGCAGACTCTAGAACTGGAGGGCTGTTGGATGGTAGACTCCCAGCTCATTGCCCTCCTGCCTGCCCTGAGCCAGTGTTCCCAGCTCACCAGGGTCAATTTCTATGACAATGACATCTCCATGGCTGTTCTAAAGGACCTTCTGTATCACACAGCCAATCTGAGCCAGCTGACCCAGGAGCTGTATCCTGTCCCTCTGGAGTGCTATGATGCATTGGGTATTGTCTCCAGAGAAAGATTTGTCCAACTTTGTCCTGAGCTTATGGAGACACTCATTACTGTAAGGCAGCCCAAGAATGTCTCCTTTGCTACGTATATCTGCCATGAATGTTGCCAGCGCTGTATCTATGGCCTGGAGACAAAACTTTGTCGTTGTCGGCAGTAA
- the LOC110293282 gene encoding oogenesin-1-like, with the protein MASCKQCPSQDVTFEEDIVNINPPPALQNLAIQSLLRDEALAISALRNLPQSLFPAIFEAALIDGHIGILKAMIPVWPFPYLSLGRLIRNCNLETLKAMLEGVDILLAQNDRSSRCKLRVLSLRNEYHTLWRIWGGSYEGKGLPEFMTQQQPVENCPDCGVNKELKVTTDLNLLDGGLDESATYLLQWAQQKKDSIHLCCTMLRIHSLPKDIFRDILKIVNTGCIQELHLKELYTEELVFLIPYLREINNLLTFMLSSIRETYRMDNSTRLDEENISRFISHLPKFHCLQNLYVNDITLLGNNLKDFLGCLGKPLETLCLTSCDLSQSDLDYLPCCQNTSALKRLNLTATSLRGLVFRPLGVLLESIRDTLQSLELELCFMEDSQISAILPALSQCSHLTKVNFYDNELSLTILRQLLYHTANLSQLTYEVYPAPLECYNDMNIILTHKLENFCPELLDIIRANRQPNRVTFATSKCLICCGSYVYDLETQRCLYQKELLED; encoded by the exons GATGTCACTTTCGAAGAAGACATAGTGAATATCAACCCTCCACCCGCCCTCCAGAACCTGGCAATTCAGAGTCTACTGAGGGATGAGGCCTTGGCCATTTCTGCTCTCAGGAACCTACCCCAGAGTCTGTTCCCAGCAATTTTTGAAGCAGCCTTAATTGATGGACATATAGGGATCTTGAAGGCCATGATACCTGTGTGGCCCTTCCCATACCTTTCTTTAGGAAGGCTGATAAGGAATTGCAACCTGGAGACTTTGAAGGCTATGCTTGAGGGAGTGGATATACTGCTTGCACAAAATGATCGCTCCAG TAGATGCAAACTCAGAGTGCTCAGTTTAAGGAATGAATACCATACTTTGTGGAGAATATGGGGTGGATCCTATGAAGGTAAAGGCTTGCCAGAGTTCATGACACAGCAGCAGCCAGTGGAAAACTGTCCTGACTGTGGGGTGAATAAAGAATTGAAGGTGACAACTGACCTCAACCTCCTGGATGGTGGACTTGATGAATCTGCCACATACTTGTTGCAGTGGGCCCAGCAGAAAAAAGATTCCATTCATCTATGCTGTACGATGTTGAGAATTCATAGCTTACCCAAAGACATATTCAGAGATATCCTCAAAATTGTAAATACAGGCTGTATACAGGAGCTTCACTTGAAGGAATTGTACACAGAAGAGTTGGTTTTTCTTATACCTTACCTGAGAGAGATCAACAATCTTCTTACATTCATGCTAAGTAGCATCAGAGAAACCTACAGAATGGATAACTCTACAAGGCTTGATGAAGAGAATATAAGCAGGTTTATTTCTCACCTTCCCAAATTCCACTGTCTCCAGAATCTCTATGTAAATGATATCACCCTTCTAGGAAACAACCTGAAAGACTTCCTCGG GTGCCTGGGGAAGCCCTTGGAGACTCTTTGCCTCACTTCTTGTGACTTATCACAGTCAGACTTGGATTACCTGCCCTGTTGCCAGAATACTTCTGCACTCAAACGTCTGAACCTGACTGCTACAAGTTTGCGTGGTTTAGTCTTTCGTCCTCTTGGAGTTCTCCTTGAGAGTATTAGAGATACACTGCAatccctggaattagagttgtGTTTTATGGAGGACTCTCAGATCAGTGCCATTTTGCCTGCCCTAAGCCAATGTTCCCATCTCACAAAGGTCAATTTCTATGATAATGAACTCTCTCTGACTATCCTGAGACAACTTCTATACCACACAGCCAACCTGAGCCAGCTGACCTATGAGGTATACCCTGCCCCTCTAGAGTGCTATAATGACATGAATATAATACTAACACATAAATTAGAAAATTTTTGTCCTGAGCTTCTGGACATAATCAGGGCCAATAGGCAGCCCAATAGAGTCACATTTGCTACATCCAAATGTTTAATCTGTTGTGGGTCCTACGTTTATGATCTGGAGACCCAGCGTTGCCTGTACCAGAAAGAACTACTGGAAGATTGA